CAGGTTAAAACTTTATTAAAGAATCTTTCCGTTGTAGATTTCAATCATGAAGATGTATTCCTCTTCTTGGATGCATTATTAATGAGACGGAATCAACAATACCAGAGGTCCATTGAAACCTTAAATAAAATTCGAAATACTGATTTTAGAGATACTCTCTTTTTTAAAAGTTTTTTTAATCAGGTGCGGGAATTGATCCAGGGGATTAGTATTCACGAAACGATCGATTCGAAGTGGTTAAAAGATATATCCTTCAAAAAGCTTTTGGAGGAGCAATATTGGAAATTGGTAAACTATTATCATTTAGAGGAATATAATGAATGGACAACTTTATTGATGACCTTTTATGAAAACCTATTAAAAATTAAGGTGATCACATTACTAGGACCACAGAAATTTAATAAAGGTAATTTTTCTGTAACACTAAGAAATGAATATACGAGTCTTCTAAAAGACAGTTCAGATAATTTGATTCATCAGGATAATTTTTTGTCAAATAATTCACGTTATCCAAATAGAAGAACCTATCAGAATTTAATTTCTGTTGTTGATCCGTTAAGCTTATTAAGGGAACCTGAATCGAGTTTTTGGGTATCGCAATTGGAAAAAATACACAAAAAACGGAATGAACTTATTCATGAATTTGGTGGATTAAACCGTGAAATGATCGAACAAGTCTTTTTACCAAAAAAATGGGATCAAGTGTTAAAGAAAGTATTGGTAGATGAATTTTACTTAAACATAGATTTGAATCCCCTAACTCCTATTCACTCCGGATTCTTAGATTGGATTGAAAACAAGCTTCTTAACTTTTAAGGCGAAAAATTCAAATGCATGTTTAAGCATAAGCGTCAAATAGCCTATACGTTGAAATTAGAATACCCACCATGAGGTGGGCTTATTTTTATTTTATTAAATAGTCCGCAGATAAGAGACGTCCTTCCATATAATTGGCAGCCCACACGATTATTTGTTCGCGGACTTGCGTATTTAAAGTTGAATGGGTCTGGTGCTTTCACGGGGGACCAGATGATGCATGACATTGATATGATGCGCAATGTGATCCTGTTCGCCTTTGCAGAGTTTGATCAAATTCCGTGTAGCAGTCATCCCGATTTCAATGGCAGAGTATTCGATTGTAGACAACTTTGGGCGAATCAATTTCGATAACTCGATTCCATCAAAACCAAATACGGATATGTCCTCGGGAACTCGATATCCATGATCCGTAAGATAGGCGATGGCACCGATGGCCATCGAGTCGGTTGCGCAAAAAACGGCTGTTGGCAAAGGATCGTTTTCGAGGATGGCTGCCATAGCTTTACTCCCATCTTCTACAGATAAACTGCTTTCTGCAACCCACTTTTCATTTACAGCGATTCCGAAATCGGCCAGTGCCTTCTGATAACCTTTAAAACGATCCCCCCAAATGGCTCCCCCGCTAATTCCACGGATCATGGCAATCTGACGGTGGCCATTCTGCAGCAGATACGTGACTGCCTCATAAGAGGCTGTGATGTTGTCAACATGTACAGACGGAATGGAAGGGAAAGATGAAATCTGCCCTACAAGTACGACTGGGGTAAGATTTTTTTGGACAATCTCTAAATGTTGCTCCTCCCATTGATTTCCCATAAAGATGATGCCTTGTACAGGTAAATTGCTAAATAAATCTATATAATGCAGCTCATTTTCCATTGAACCATCGGATAATCCAATCACCGTATCATATCCATACAACTTACAGATTCTATTAATTCCAACAATTAAATCATCGAGAACCGTATTGCTATACTGTGGACATATAACGCCTATCAAAAGTCGATCTTGTTGCCGAGATAAGGTTTGTACGACAAAAGGAAGATAGTTTTTTTCTTTTAAGACATTCAGAACACGTTTGCGAATTTCCTCATTTACAGGCTTGCTGTTGTTGATGACTCTGGAGACTGTTGACGTCGAGACTCCAGCCAATTGGGCAATCTCCTTGAGCGTGATTTTCAATCCGACCACAACCTTATTTAAACTAAAATATACGTCTTGAGATTTGAGAAGTAATTAAATTGTATAACGTAACCTTGATCAAAAGCAAAATTACTGCGTTGACTCAGAATGCATTGGCTTATTAGGAAATTATAAATCATGCAATATTTATATTTGGGAAATTATAAAACATAAAATATTCAAATAGGAAATAATTTTTCCTGAATGGAAATACTTTAAATTCATTAAAATGTCGTAATCAATCGGGATTTATAGAGAAATTATTTCGTTGACCCAGGAAATATTATGTCATATAATAATCTCATAGGCAAGAAATTTTCCTATTGGAATGCTTTCTTGTTATAAAAAAGGGGAGTTGGTCACATGGTTGATAGCAAGAAAATTGCACGATGGATTCGAAAATCAACAATGCTTGGTGTTGCTGCTGCTTTAACAGTATCGTTGACTGCATGTGGAGGAAGTTCAACAAACAATGCAGCAAGTCCAAGCGGCAGTTCTACGAAAGCGTCTTCACCCGTAAGCATCATTATTACAAACGGTAAAGGGGAAATTGACGCTCAATTCAAACAAGCAGCGAAGGAGTTTATGAAAACCAATCCGAACATCCACGTTGAAGTGGATTCGATCGCTGTTGGGGATACATTGAATATTTATGATAAACTGACAGCTTCCGGGAAAACGGTTACGATGGCCATGTTTGACCCGTACTCCGTCTTGCATAAATACAAAGACGTAGGAATTGATCTTTCCAACGAGAAATGGAACGCTGAAACAACACAGGCAATCAAGAACGCAAAGGGACAGGTCATTGGCTTCCCGTTTGCAATCGAAGGTTTTGGGCTTGTATACAATCAAAAAGTAGTGGAGAAAGCGGTAGGCGGAAAGTTTGACCCGTTCTCTATCAACACACGGGATAAATTGAAGAGCCTTCTCGACAAGATCAAGGCATCTGGTGTGAAGTATCCCGTGGCTTATCAAACCGAAGCTTGGTCTGTCAGCAATCATTACAGTTCACAATTTTTGAATCAGGCAAGTGATCCGAACACCATTTTAGACCAATTGAAAGCCGGAAAATTGGATCTTACAAAAAATGCGGTGTGGAATGGCTATTATGACACGTTGGATTTATTAACTTCAAAAAAATACAACAAGTACGGAGATCGCCCGCTTGGTCAATATTATGACGATGCGCACGTATCTGTTGGAAAAGGAGAATCAGCCATCCTGTTCAATGGTGACTGGGCATTCGATTCGCTGCATGCGGTTGCTGGCGACAATTTCGGATTTATGCCGGTTCCAGTCGACAACAACCCGAATAACCCGCTTAACAATAAAATTGCAGTCGGTCCAACACAAGTCATGGTGATTAACAAAAAGGCTTCTCCGGCGCAGCAGGCGGCAGCAAAAAAATTCCTAAATTGGCTTGTGTTTGACAAAGCGGGACAAGACTTTTTGGTAAATAAAGCAC
Above is a window of Fodinisporobacter ferrooxydans DNA encoding:
- a CDS encoding LacI family DNA-binding transcriptional regulator translates to MKITLKEIAQLAGVSTSTVSRVINNSKPVNEEIRKRVLNVLKEKNYLPFVVQTLSRQQDRLLIGVICPQYSNTVLDDLIVGINRICKLYGYDTVIGLSDGSMENELHYIDLFSNLPVQGIIFMGNQWEEQHLEIVQKNLTPVVLVGQISSFPSIPSVHVDNITASYEAVTYLLQNGHRQIAMIRGISGGAIWGDRFKGYQKALADFGIAVNEKWVAESSLSVEDGSKAMAAILENDPLPTAVFCATDSMAIGAIAYLTDHGYRVPEDISVFGFDGIELSKLIRPKLSTIEYSAIEIGMTATRNLIKLCKGEQDHIAHHINVMHHLVPRESTRPIQL
- a CDS encoding ABC transporter substrate-binding protein → MVDSKKIARWIRKSTMLGVAAALTVSLTACGGSSTNNAASPSGSSTKASSPVSIIITNGKGEIDAQFKQAAKEFMKTNPNIHVEVDSIAVGDTLNIYDKLTASGKTVTMAMFDPYSVLHKYKDVGIDLSNEKWNAETTQAIKNAKGQVIGFPFAIEGFGLVYNQKVVEKAVGGKFDPFSINTRDKLKSLLDKIKASGVKYPVAYQTEAWSVSNHYSSQFLNQASDPNTILDQLKAGKLDLTKNAVWNGYYDTLDLLTSKKYNKYGDRPLGQYYDDAHVSVGKGESAILFNGDWAFDSLHAVAGDNFGFMPVPVDNNPNNPLNNKIAVGPTQVMVINKKASPAQQAAAKKFLNWLVFDKAGQDFLVNKAQVISAFKNNPYKVTNPLGVAISNAIQQGKTMPFSTNYINPADWTTIIGPEVQKYIAKQETRADLAKAIESYYTSHQG